The proteins below come from a single Miscanthus floridulus cultivar M001 chromosome 1, ASM1932011v1, whole genome shotgun sequence genomic window:
- the LOC136495525 gene encoding uncharacterized protein, translated as MSVVVLDGSTVRWFVADEPAFARSVDARFAALDANGDGVLSRAELRRALESFRLLDGAGFGSADPAPLPADVAALYDAVFEQFDADGSGAVDRAEFRDEMRRIMLAVADGLVSQPIQVAVDDEGGSFLLEAAEHEPAARVEADRSKAAAGPK; from the coding sequence ATGAGCGTGGTGGTCCTGGACGGATCGACGGTGCGCTGGTTCGTGGCGGACGAGCCCGCCTTCGCGCGCAGCGTGGACGCGCGCTTCGCGGCGCTGGACGCCAACGGCGACGGCGTGCTGTCCCGCGCCGAGCTCCGCCGCGCGCTCGAGTCGTTCCGCCTCCTCGACGGCGCCGGCTTCGGGTCCGCGGACCCGGCGCCGCTCCCCGCCGACGTCGCCGCGCTCTACGACGCCGTCTTCGAGCAGTTCGACGCCGACGGCAGCGGCGCCGTCGACCGCGCCGAGTTCCGCGACGAGATGCGCCGCATCATGCTCGCCGTCGCCGACGGGCTCGTGTCCCAGCCGATCCAGGTCGCCGTCGACGACGAGGGCGGCAGCTTCCTGCTCGAGGCGGCCGAGCACGAGCCCGCCGCCAGGGTCGAAGCCGACCGCAGCAAGGCCGCGGCCGGGCCCAAGTGA
- the LOC136495533 gene encoding uncharacterized protein, with protein MKAVPADSAASPVPATKITMPASVVGGAEVALLGKGRYKVWALAAIALLALWSMSAASVSLRWSSSGDLASVYGDMDVPLADDLDSLEMEEREKLVGRTWDMYTRTSDEVRLPRFWQEAFEAAYEELAGDDVQVRDAAISEIARMSAHKLELEQTLNENEEENAVSNRGGRSKANQ; from the exons ATGAAGGCCGTGCCAGCCGACAGCGCCGCGTCCCCGGTGCCGGCGACCAAGATCACCATGCCCGCTTCCGTGGTGGGCGGCGCGGAGGTGGCACTCCTCGGGAAGGGCCGGTACAAGGTGTGGGCCTTGGCCGCCATCGCGCTCCTCGCGCTCTGGTCCATGTCCGCCGCCTCCGTCTCACTCCGCTGGTCCTCCTCGGGCGACCTCGCCTCCGTCTACGGGGACATGGACGTCCCGCTCGCCGACGACCTCGATTCCCTC GAGATGGAGGAGAGGGAGAAATTAGTGGGGCGAACGTGGGACATGTACACACGGACCAGTGACGAGGTACGGCTTCCACGGTTCTGGCAGGAGGCGTTTGAGGCTGCATACGAGGAACTTGCTGGCGATGATGTGCAGGTGCGTGATGCAGCTATCTCTGAGATTGCCCGAATGTCAGCCCACAAACTTGAACTCGAGCAGACATTGAATGAGAATGAG GAAGAGAATGCCGTGAGCAACAGAGGTGGCAGGTCAAAGGCGAATCAGTAG
- the LOC136542429 gene encoding zinc transporter 2-like, whose product MARATNAHLLVLCLSLAAAAWAHGGGGDSDSDDADADAGDGGARPDLRARGLVEAKLWCLAVVFAGTLLGGVSPYFMRWNEAFLALGTQFAGGVFLGTALMHFLSDADETFGDLLPDSGYPWAFMLACAGYVVTMFADVAISYVVSRGRTAAGSGSSAAGLEEGKMRTTNGTISDPTPPETHGSDHSAASMLRNASTLGDSVLLIVALCFHSVFEGIAIGVAETKADAWKALWTISLHKIFAAIAMGIALLRMLPNRPLLSCFAYAFAFAISSPIGVGIGIIIDATTQGRVADWIFAVSMGLATGVFVYVSISHLLSKGYRPRRPVAVDTPVGRWLAVVLGVAVIAVVMIWDT is encoded by the exons ATGGCCCGCGCCACCAACGCCCacctccttgtcctctgcctctccCTCGCGGCCGCCGCGTGGGCGCACGGCGGAGGCGGGGACTCTGACTCcgacgacgccgacgccgacgcgggGGATGGGGGCGCCAGGCCGGACCTGCGCGCGCGCGGGCTGGTGGAGGCCAAGCTGTGGTGCCTGGCGGTGGTGTTCGCGGGCACGCTGCTGGGCGGGGTGTCCCCCTACTTCATGCGCTGGAACGAGGCGTTCCTCGCGCTGGGCACGCAGTTCGCGGGCGGCGTCTTCCTGGGCACCGCGCTCATGCACTTCCTCAGCGACGCCGACGAGACGTTCGGGGACCTGCTCCCCGACAGCGGCTACCCCTGGGCGTTCATGCTCGCCTGCGCCGGCTACGTCGTCACCATGTTCGCAGACGTCGCCATCTCCTACGTCGTCTCACGGGGCCGCACCGCCGCCGGTTCCGGCTCCTCCGCTGCAG GGTTGGAGGAGGGCAAGATGAGAACCACAAATGGCACAATCTCTGACCCCACGCCACCT GAGACGCACGGATCTGATCACTCGGCCGCATCCATGCTGCGCAACGCGAGCACCCTCGGTGACAGCGTGCTGCTCATAGTCGCCCTCTGCTTCCACTCCGTCTTCGAAGGCATCGCCATCGGGGTCGCCG AGACGAAGGCTGACGCATGGAAGGCGCTGTGGACCATCAGCTTGCACAAGATCTTCGCGGCCATCGCCATGGGCATCGCGCTGCTCCGGATGCTCCCCAACCGGCCCCTCCTCTCCTGCTTCGCCTACGCCTTTGCGTTCGCCATCTCTAGTCCCATCGGCGTCGGCATCGGCATCATCATCGACGCCACCACGCAGGGCCGGGTGGCCGACTGGATCTTCGCCGTCTCCATGGGCCTCGCCACGGGCGTCTTCGTCTACGTCTCCATCAGCCACCTCCTCTCCAAAGGGTACCGGCCCCGGAGGCCCGTCGCCGTCGACACGCCAGTCGGGAGGTGGCTCGCCGTCGTGCTCGGCGTGGCTGTCATCGCCGTCGTCATGATATGGGACACCTGA